The Musa acuminata AAA Group cultivar baxijiao chromosome BXJ3-6, Cavendish_Baxijiao_AAA, whole genome shotgun sequence region AATTATCTTCACCGGCATCGTCTTCGGCATTCGCATCAACACCCTCTTCCATGTCTTCGTCGGTTGCATTCTCGCTATCGGTGACCTCCTCCAAGCCCTCCACATCAACCTTCTCCTCGCTCTCCTCCTCGTCTTGCTGCCCTTCTGGCTTGCTCGTCTCGTTCTTCGCCGCCGCCAcctgctcgacctctcctcctcctcctcccttcttcttctccttctcctttttattgtttttagatCCAACTGCAGTTCTCTTCGAGTTTTCATTTTTGGGCAGCGAATCGGGAGGCTTCTTCTGATGGGCCTTCTTCCTGCTCTGCTCCTTCCCTTTCCTCGGCGCCGGAGTGGCCGGTAGTGCTTCGATGTCGTCAAAGCTGCTCCTTTGGGAGGAGACAGCCGAGGCGGAAGGGGAGGAGAAGGTCCACCAGGTGACAACAAAAGCCAGACCCAAGAAGAACACCAGCGACACCTTAGTGCCGAAGCCCAAAGGTGCTCGCTTTATGCTCCGCCCCAATCGAGCGCTCGCCATTGACCTCCGACAGCCACCAATTAGCTATAACATCGAGCTCCGAAGCCCAAAGATCTGAGCAAAGAAACCCATCGAAcaggaaataaaagaaaaaactggCGGATTGACGGCACAACAACCAACCAATAGCTGGTGAGTATCTTTTCAGTGCCccgaaggggagagagagagagagcagaaacGTCTGGGTCTTCTGTGACCGAAAGGAAGAACTGTTTTCCTGACAAAATAAGAGATTTTTATTGCCACTGCGGTAAGCAAGAGGCAGATGCTCGTGTCGGTGTTACAGTGATGGAAGAAGGGAAGAGCGTCTTCTCGAGGGAAAAGGAGAGATTTTGACTGCTACAATGGTGGGTGGACATGGGACCGAAGCTGGTGAGAGGTCGTCCTCTTTTTCTTATTAGTTTTCCGATAGAGTATTGTTTTTGGTGTTTGGTGGAAGAAAGGATGAGAAGGAAAGCGTGGAACAGAAGCATTTATATCGAGCTTATATGGGTGATTTCCAAAAAAAACacattcatttataccaaatgatGTCTTCTATACATAAAAGGTGTAGCAATCATGATAGAtctcctttcttcttcctcaagtgTTTTACCATATGATGTCAACCACCCTCGAGTACTTCAAAAAGATTCGACCCACCATCAACTATCATGAAATTTATCCTTCTTGGGATTGAATTTATCATTCGATTTCAGCGTAGGCATTTGACCTCCAAAGATTTAGGAATAAACGATCCAATCTAAATCCTTCGGCATATATTTTCTTCTTCCCTCTCGATAGCAAATATTTCAGCACCAGCCATTGTCAGCTGGCAGCCGCCATGGAGTCTGTGTGGAAGAGAGCTCGACTCTTGTTTGTACTTCGTCGGTTGATGCAGAAAAGGATTGAGACGGTCGTCGATATTCTCTCGGTTGTACTTCATCAATTCCACACCGTATAGGTGTGCACGGATTGATGTCACGCTACAAGAGCTCGGATAGGCTGACTCGCGTCGTAGAGAGTGCCACACCGTATAGGTGTGCACGGATTGATGTCACGCTACAAGAGCTCGGATAGACTGACTCGCGTCGTAGAGAGTGTACGACTCAATCGCCTGCCCGACCACATCGTAGGATGTACAAGCAATCCTTACCGGTTGTAGTCTACTCTCGTCGACTTCGCAAGTATAAAAATCAATCCCTAATGTTTAAACAGGGAACGGACCCCCTATACTCTGAACCCCCCTACTTTTATTACTCCACGGATAGTAACTTTATCATCATAGATCGGAGAGATCGGGTTAGAAAATCCTTCCAACGTTAACCTCTTATGTAGAGTCCTCGACAAAGTCAAAGCACGCTTTGACATGCCCCTAGGATCCCCGAGGAGATCAGAACCTACCTCAGCCAACACGTCCCCAACAGCAACCCTGATCGAGCTGCGAGGTTCATTTGAATGACTTTGCACCTTCAATCGTGTCGTGCTTATTCATGATTGACGACATGAAGGTAACAACACCTCTCACTCTCACCACCCTTTCCTTCTTCCTCCAACctatctctctgtttcttcgttaCATATATGTTAGGTCAGGGAACAAGACGATAAACCTTGATTTGAATAAATGCATTCCTTATCATTCTTTGACCAGTTAAATTACTCATATGATGGAATTTAATTATCTAAAATGGAGTCTGGAGAATTGCCCTCCTTGGAACTTATTTCAATTTGATAAGTGAAACTTCACCTGTTGTGTCAGCTAAGTGGATGGATCATTACCAAGACATGTCGCTATAGAAACTTAGAAATATTAGGGCAATCATGCAAACTACTTGCTAGGAAAGGCACTTCAACATAAACAGAAGCAAGATCATCTTATAATTCTGAAGATGCAATGTACAAAGCCAAATAATCTAAATGGTTACTTTGAGCTACAAATGCTAAGTCGATCTTCTTGATACTACTTTTTGCAAGGAATATCACATAAGTCATAAATATTCGTTCATTCGTCACAAAAAGGATAAACAAAATTATTAAACACAATGTacaatacatatatgtatattgtaCCACGGAACCAAAACGATTatcaaatcaaaagaaaataaacaagaaaaTGAGTAGAGTACTTTGGACTTGTGCAGTGGAGAATTCAGAGTTGGAGTTGCTGGAACAATTGTTTCGCTGCAGCGACCACCGTGACGTTTGTCCAAGTTATTTTGAAGAATGAGATAGCACTCAAATCATCAAAGATTCTCCTTGATGATGCAATGATCAAACACCTAAGCATTCCTTTATGCCCTGCTCAAATTTATCGAGTGAGGAAATTGTTTTGGCCAGCCCATCTTTCACCTTTTCTCTGCAACACACAGGAAAGATCAATACAAATTAGTTCTTCCGAACTTATTTAGTCAGCCAAGCAAGCAACAAACCACAAGTCAATTATCAATTTTCATGTCCAATGTAAGAAGAAACTAGTAGTATGATACAGATGAGAAACAAAAGTAAAAGTCAGGAAAAACCAAAACACTTGCATATCATATCAGCTTGACATAGACAATACAGATTAAATCTTCCTAAATGTTCAGTCAGCTATGCCAGCAGCAAGACACACACTAGCAACATAATTTAAAATCCTTCATTCAAGAAGAAAATCAGTAGCATGAGACAAAAAATCAATAGTCAAttccataaaaagaaaaattttgtgTCTCAATGCTCTCTTTTTCATAAGCCTCGACGAAGATAACATACCTATCTGCTTCGACCTGAAAGTTGCCATCAATGATAACATCACCAAGCAAGGAAAATGATCTGCATTGATAATGATATTTCATCATCATGAAAATGTAATTCTGCTTAGTATAATATGGTTACATAAACTTGTCAAAACTAGAAAGCACTGCACTCCAGTCGGAGTTATGATGAAGCAAAACAGATAGTTGCATCAATTTCAAGCAAGGGCGTTTGCTGAAACATTAGACGACTACTAATAATGCATAACGAGAATGTTGAGGAGGAAAGAGCGATCCTAGTTCCATACGCAAGAAGGTTGATTTGGACATGATCAATATTTCTTATATTTGAGCCAATAGTAACCACTTAAAACAAAAGCCATAACATATATGTAAACAAATTGCAACAGTTTGACGTTTGTATGATCTTATATCATAATAATAGCTCAGAAAATTTGCAATGAGTTTAGAGTTGGCACAAGTGAGCATCAATTTTAACACAACTTGAACAAAAAATCAAGTAAAAAGCATGTTGACCAGAATATAATGCAGAAACTTCTGCAGAAAAATAAGTTTAAGGGACCAAATGACCTACAAAATATTCCTCTGTGAGACAGACTCTTTatattatagttatgaaagtaaatAACTGATGGGAATCACAATAATTCAACAGCAAATGTGGTACAAAGCTTGTTGGTAACAATATCATATCTTTTGCTTTTCTATTATTCTGGCCTTCACTACAGACCACACAAACTCAGTAGCTAAGTGACACAACTTCTTACCCAATGCATTTAAATCCAGCACAAGGTCAAGATCCTTGATCCTTCTAGATGTAAAACAGCTTGACTGTTTGATCCTTTTAGATGTAAAACAGCTTGACTGTAAATGCAAGATACAATTACTGAACCACCATTCTAACCACCAAAAGTAGATACCTTATTAGATCATCAAGAGCAACTTCTGCCTCCAACTTGACCGGATTGTTCTTATCAAGCAAAGAGGCAGCATTCTTTACAATCAACCGGAAAGTGCAAACCTGCATGGAAAAAATGTCTAATTAATTCACTGTTTCATTTATTCATAAATGAATGAGTTTACGCATCTTtaagatttcaaaatcatgactttttttttctttcttttacaaCAACTTTCCaaacaaaaaaggaagaaagcaaCAGTTACGCAAACCTCCACGCCTGTTTGTGACTGAAGTTGCACAAGCGAGCTCCTTTGCAGTGGCACGCAATCCCTCGAGGCCAAGTTCAGCAGCCGCCTCATCTCCTCAGAATTCACCGCTGTCGATTGCGAATCCGGTGCTGCCATCAACAATCAAACATCACAAACAAACTAGAAAAGATCAAACTTGATAGAAAAGAATAAACCATTCAGCAGGTCGAAGGCGGAGCGGAGGGTGTTCCGCGAGGCTTCGATTGGAGCAAGAACGAACTTTGCGGACTTCTTCTTCTGTTCTTTTAGCCACTCCTTTGGCCCAGCTTCGGATTGTACACAAAAGATGAAACAATGGAAGCTCGAATTAGGAACATCTAACCCGGGGCTTGTGACAAGGGAGGAGGAAAGAGATGCGCACGAATGCCGATGGATAGGGCGGTGGCCGCGGAAGGGGCGGGGACGAGAGCGGGGAGGGCGAGCAGCAGAAGCGCGCTTCGACGAAGGGATTTAAGAGGACGAAGTGCTCCTTCTACCTCTTCTGCTACTGCTTCTTCCACCTCGAATGGGAGAGCAGATGGTCGAGAGGGAATCCGCCACGGAGGGTGTCGAGAGACGAGCATTTGGATAACTCCACCACCTATCGCGGCCGCCATCTCCCTGGTGCTTTCATCCTACGTTAGCACCCGAAAATATATAGAAAATCCGATAACAAACACGAATCCGATCCGAAAATATTGGATATGGATCTTAGTTTTGGATCTCCTAAGTGGATCTGATACGGATTCGACCCGAGATAGAGCATCCAAGAGAAAATGCAGCTCGATCAACCTGATGGACGGTTATAAACGCATCACGGAACCGCCACGGCTGGTGCTCCGCAAAGGAGGAGACGGAAGCGTGTAACGCCGTGTGCGGGCGACGCTCCTCCCCGTGTTAACCCCcttctctcttctccctctcttccaAGGCGGCGGAAATCTTTGCTCGACAAGCTCTCCAGACTTTTCGGGCGAGGCAAATCTTTGCTCGACAAGCTCTCCAGACTTTTTGGGCGAGGCAAATCGGTACTATTTCATCTCCTTTCCTTGTCTCTAACCCCCATCTTTCTTAAGCCACATCCGTCCAAGATCTATCGAAAGAGGAACAAGGATGCTCTTGCTTTCGGTTTTGGTCGGTTGATACTATAGCTCTCGAATCATTTTGTTTCGGGAAATTTCTGTTCTGCGATCGATAAATTAACCAATGCTAAATTTTAAAGTAACCAATGGATAAAACATAGTGACTATTATAAATTACTATCTCAAGATAATCGCAGAAATTATACAGTAGGTAGGGAACTGGGAGGGAACAGatcaaaagagaagagaagaggcatATAAAAGCTACTGGTCTCTCAATACTTTTAACTTGTATTCCTCAACTCAAAATCAAGGAGAAGCAGTTTTATGCCCCTCTTGTTCTTAACAAACTATCAATTACTTTATAGGCCTCCATCTATAAGAAAACTATGAGAAAAAGCTTTCCTTTTCTAGAAAAGTTCATGATCTAACAAAATTTGCTCTTTAGTTTTTCTTAGATACTTTTCTCAGTCAAGCTTTATCAGAA contains the following coding sequences:
- the LOC135640701 gene encoding uncharacterized protein LOC135640701 isoform X1; amino-acid sequence: MAAAIGGGVIQMLVSRHPPWRIPSRPSALPFEVEEAVAEEVEGALRPLKSLRRSALLLLALPALVPAPSAATALSIGIPGPKEWLKEQKKKSAKFVLAPIEASRNTLRSAFDLLNAPDSQSTAVNSEEMRRLLNLASRDCVPLQRSSLVQLQSQTGVEVCTFRLIVKNAASLLDKNNPVKLEAEVALDDLIRSFSLLGDVIIDGNFQVEADREKVKDGLAKTISSLDKFEQGIKECLGV
- the LOC135640701 gene encoding uncharacterized protein LOC135640701 isoform X2; this translates as MAAAIGGGVIQMLVSRHPPWRIPSRPSALPFEVEEAVAEEVEGALRPLKSLRRSALLLLALPALVPAPSAATALSIGIPGPKEWLKEQKKKSAKFVLAPIEASRNTLRSAFDLLNAVNSEEMRRLLNLASRDCVPLQRSSLVQLQSQTGVEVCTFRLIVKNAASLLDKNNPVKLEAEVALDDLIRSFSLLGDVIIDGNFQVEADREKVKDGLAKTISSLDKFEQGIKECLGV